In Eriocheir sinensis breed Jianghai 21 chromosome 8, ASM2467909v1, whole genome shotgun sequence, the following proteins share a genomic window:
- the LOC126995489 gene encoding putative zinc finger protein 833, which translates to MDTKLHHTSYECIECGRKFSAPQALRIHSRMHDGRKTYQCQDCGKTFRMEFYFKYHRMNDTGINKFECGICEKKFSNESCVDTHYKIHSNEKSYECRKCGKVYIQLGSFKNHVMAHPPTFTCKECGKIFTDKITLTSHERAHVSQKPYECLNCGKRFAHAFNLEIHTESYCTFQREDREKGTNNAKPQGQRSVWDTTTGQNKKGRRGRARTVEVEVIDLGSDSEPEEVQPEDFLPLEVCLNEGEEELSIRDLMERYEDKEDI; encoded by the coding sequence ATGGATACAAAGCTCCACCACACTTCATATGAATGTATCGAGTGTGGCCGCAAGTTCTCTGCCCCACAAGCATTGAGAATACACTCCCGGATGCATGATGGCAGAAAGACGTATCAGTGCCAAGACTGCGGGAAAACATTCAGGATGGAATTCTACTTCAAGTACCACCGCATGAATGACACTGGCATCAACAAGTTTGAATGTGGCATATGTGAGAAAAAGTTCAGCAATGAGAGTTGTGTGGACACCCACTACAAAATTCATTCCAATGAAAAGTCCTATGAATGCAGAAAGTGTGGGAAAGTGTACATCCAGCTTGGCAGCTTCAAAAATCATGTTATGGCTCACCCACCAACCTTCACATGCAAGGAATGCGGGAAAATTTTCACTGACAAGATCACTCTAACATCACATGAGCGAGCACATGTTTCACAGAAGCCTTATGAATGTTTGAACTGTGGCAAAAGGTTTGCCCATGCTTTTAATTTGGAAATACATACAGAGTCTTACTGTACATTTCAAAGAGAGGACAGAGAAAAAGGTACTAATAATGCAAAGCCACAAGGGCAGCGGTCTGTGTGGGACACCACGACGGGtcaaaataagaaaggaagaaggggaagagcacgcacagtggaggtggaggtgattgaCCTTGGTTCAGACTCAGAGCCCGAGGAAGTACAACCTGAAGACTTCCTGCCCCTAGAGGTGTGTCtcaatgagggagaggaagagctcAGTATACGAGATCTCATGGAAAgatatgaagacaaagaagacattTAG